A window of the Ostrea edulis chromosome 1, xbOstEdul1.1, whole genome shotgun sequence genome harbors these coding sequences:
- the LOC130052151 gene encoding uncharacterized protein LOC130052151 codes for MITTYLILISFFTICTESTEDCPDQNWPGCNDNCKATEKKSCEPCEVGKFGKNCSEPCPPDRHGEKCYYVCNCTEGEVCDRRYGCVENTTDVIAGITTYKYVQVTSKDSLSTTAPKSKYFQTSNSPEGTGTRRSDDADAVSSRAVIITGSCLIVICILSVIAYLCYSKSRKAGLVRHRKKSDRSGNWTDGNISQNAGLGDDECIYSQVNSVHIQELPLPCLPSAALDPLYGHADDAIYNTLSLKLKLDNKVLDPECDHVPKPPDSVSVTQVHIVYEEPSPFVPSDLGLESNSLVKTTVSGYTDNYLQCVDIPSLKRNRNTSGIDISGENEETKHSECLKSEIVGEEIKSFAVKSNTENHSFRGSLEEDAPGMVADNYYIISKVEAENHQSFSKP; via the exons ATGATTACCACTTATTTGATACTAATCAGTTTCTTTACAATATGTACTGAAAGTACGGAAGATTGTCCTGATCAGAATTG GCCAGGCTGTAATGACAATTGCAAAGCTACAGAAAAAAAGAGTTGTGAAC CGTGCGAAGTCGGTAAATTTGGTAAAAATTGTTCAGAGCCATGTCCACCGGACCGTCACGGAGAGaaatgttattatgtgtgtAACTGTACAGAGGGAGAAGTTTGTGATAGACGGTACGGCTGTGTGGAGAACACAACGGACGTCATCGCGGGGATAACTACGTACAAATACGTACAAGTAACATCAAAGGATTCTCTCAGTACAACTGCACCAAAGTCTAAATATTTCCAAACATCAAACTCTCCTGAAG GAACAGGAACGCGAAGAAGTGACGATGCTGATGCTGTGAGTAGCCGTGCGGTCATCATCACCGGAAGCTGCCTCATAGTCATCTGTATACTTTCAGTAATAGCGTATTTATGCTATTCAAAAAG CCGAAAAGCAGGATTAGTGCGACACAGAAAAA AGAGTGACAGATCTGGGAATTGGACAGACGGCAATATATCTCAGAATGCAGGTTTGGGGGATGATGAGTGCATATACAGTCAAGTGAATTCTGTACACATCCAGGAACTCCCACTTCCCTGCCTCCCGTCAGCTGCCCTAGACCCGCTCTATGGTCACGCAGATGATGCAATTTATAATACTCTTTCTCTCAAACTAAAACTTGACAACAAGGTCCTGGATCCTGAATGTGATCATGTACCAAAACCCCCTGATTCTGTGTCAGTTACACAAGTTCACATTGTATACGAAGAGCCCAGTCCATTTGTTCCTTCTGACTTGGGTCTCGAGTCGAACTCTTTAGTGAAAACGACGGTTAGTGGATATACAGATAATTACCTTCAATGTGTGGATATACCATCGCTGAAGAGAAATCGGAACACCTCGGGGATTGACATTAGTGGAGAAAATGAGGAAACGAAACATTCTGAGTGCTTAAAAAGTGAAATTGTCGGTGAAGAAATAAAGTCCTTTGCTGTAAAATCAAATACTGAAAATCACTCCTTTCGTGGTTCCCTCGAGGAAGACGCGCCTGGCATGGTTGCAgataattattatataatatCGAAAGTCGAAGCTGAGAATCACCAGTCATTTTCAAAACCCTAA